The genomic window AACATATTTCCATCCcacccatttaattttttttttaaaaaaaaattgttttcaattttttaaaatgttaattacattaaaaataaatattataaatttttacaatttattttcatgtaataatttttaaaaacaaattaaaatattttttattaattacatGTATCTctaacttatttattattttctcaaacTCATCCTATCGGGATAGGATGACAACTTGAAAAGACTCATCGCGATGACAACTTGAAAAGTCTCATCCCATTATCAATATTACTTATATTtagtattattaaaaaattgtttaataatttaaaatttaataaataatttttttatttgttaataatattcataattaaaatatttaagtttgcaaaattattttttatattatattattcaatatatgATACGACCAACTTCGTTGCTTTTGTTTTGAGCATCTCACTTGAAATCCAATGCATTCTTTTCGATCTTGTACCTTATGTAGGTTTGCTTCGCATAGGCTACACAAGTTTCGGTGCGGTACACTGAACACCAATAAAACCGTAAAATCATTTGATTTAATTGATTTGAAGGGTGGTCGTAGATCAGGTTGATAGAAGACCAGAAGTGGTCGTAAAGAGGGCTGATCGAAGATTAAAAGTAGTTGTAGATAAGTGCTattgctttttaaaatattttaaattacaaattcaattttttaatcaaaactttttattttatcaaataaataatattaaaatagaaaaaaatatttatttattcttattccATCATATACTATTTCATGTCTTATCCAACCCATGTTCTATCAAACAATTTTATCCGCATAACCAAAGATGATAAATATTCTCAAGATTGTCTCCCTTTACATGGAAAGGGAGGATGATACACAACCCAATGAAATTCATTCTACTTCCTATGAGGGTTGGGAAGGTTCCAGTAGTAAAAATGGAAATTGATAGCCTATCCACTTTGTTGACTTTGAGTCTATGGTGGGACCTTTTGGGCTGCCGACAACTTCCTTCAACACATGGGCTATTGATGATCATCCAAATAGGCCTCTCTGCCCCCAAGCCTCCAACTTTAACCTTGGGCCCTGGCTCTAGTGTTTCACATGTTTCCTTCCAATTTCATTCCTTTTAAcaccctccctctctctctctctctctccctctccctctctccctctctctctctctctctcaccacATTAGTATACAAATACTAAGTACCCTTGCATAAGAAGTAATTGAAAGAAGTTAGTTCAAGAAACTTAAaccttttctaattttaaaaggTAGAGTGTGTTCTTTCCATGGGGTTGCAGTGAGGGGTGAGGGGGAGAATGAAACATGTGCTCACACTAAAACTATGGGCACCAAACTTCCAACCAATCTTTCTTAAGTCCCACTggattattaataatttataggtaaatcaataaaaaattattcatcttAATTTATGGGTTTCTCATAAATTATTGGCTtttccaatttggaaaaggTAGATGGACTATTTGGCCTATAGTTGATATACTTGAACCATTGGAGATGATCAAGATATGGTGCACCTAAgttttaagataataaataattaaaaataaatttatatatttttctaggAAAATGAAAAGGTTTATAATATAGTTATAATTTCATACTTTTCCTTgaaagtttaataaataaaatgaatattattattaaaataatataaattataaaaatattaactttgGGTACAAGTTAAGTTTATGTTGTCCAAATCTTGAACCAAGTTCAATTCAAGTTAAGGTTTAAATTCAAAAACTAGTCCAAGTTaaatttaattactaaaaatgaTTGTTTATAACATGGTCTAGTCTTGAAATGAATGAATATATtacatattaatatattataaataaaatccgGACTAGTTGGGTCGAGTTAACCGTTAACCCAAGCTCAACCCAtacaaaaaacttatttttccaAACCCAACATAGCATGAGGTTGAACCCAATTAGGCCCAACTCAAGCTTATTTTTCTAAGTGAACAATCAAAATTATGTGATATTTTCAAACTATTTCCAAGTgaacaatcaaataaaattaacacGTCTAAGATGTTTCTCAAAGTAACTTAAAGTTCACGACAAATCTTTTACATAATAGTAAAAGTACATATTAAAGTATAAATTAATTGtccataaaatcaaaataattaaaatcttgGTTAATGCATCAACTATCTATGTTATGTCATTTATATTACatcatatttgaattaattgcGGGTTGTCATTGTTTCGTCAAGCCTAATCCAAATCACATATTAAGTTatttcagtaaaaaaaaaaaagtaggttGGGTTTGAGTTAGGTTAGTTTGAACTAATGTTTGtcttaaataaaatgttttaaacttAATAATCATATTTGAACTAAGTTCAAGTTATCATTGTTTGGTTAAACTTAATCCAAATTACAAATTAAGTCAGAACTTAATAATTACATTTGAACTAAGTTCAAGTTGTCCTTGTTTGGTCAAACCTAATCCAAATTACAGATTAAGGGTGAGTTTGCGAGtaattctaaaaagtgtttatagtatttctaatacttgaatgataaaaaaatttaagtgttaaaaatattaaaaatgctttctaaaatcactattaaacagGTTCTAAGTCACATACCCGATAAAAAATCAAGTTTAGATATAATTAGATTAGATAGAGTCGAAAccctaattttaatataatgtaTGTGTTTCCTCGTGGTTAAAATGTTTTTGACTCCTCAATAATCGTAGTAAAGTTACTTAAATTGGACTTAAAGTTTAGactcaatttttgaattgaactTTTAAAGTTGCTTAAATCAAGCTCCAACTTAAGTCAATTTTGTTGAGAACCGGGTTTGCTTTGAACAAGTCAAACCCTATCCACGAACCCACGGGAATTGGATCCGACCCATTGCCCCGTATGATTTCCATTCCCAATCATTTTACAATCCATTTGCCAATTTCCAGTAATTCCCAGAGAAGAAGGAAAGGACAACCCAAAAAAGGGCATAAAGAAAAGTTCGAGATAGGGAGGGCTATTGATTTCAGGAAGGAAAGGGGAAAGCCCTTGGAAGAGCTTCACAGGTCAGTAATTTTGGTGCCCTTGTCACAAAATGCCAATCTCCCCCtgattttccttcaattttctaAGTTTTCTCGTTACGACTTTCCATTTTCAGGGGTTTTTGACATTTCCTTTCTGGAATCAGTTTTCCGttggatttttattttcccGGGAAATCATTAGCCGAGGAGATCCGTACATTATTGGATGGGGTAAGTACTCCGGCTCCCGGTAGATTTTTCCGTTTGGTCCCCACAGAAAATGGAAGggaaaaataaagaagttaGTGTTTTGGAAATTTGGGCTTTTCTTTCTGGTCAATTAAATGTAATGTAGTTGCTTTGtttcaatggattttttttttttttttttttcaatttcttgtcTTTTGTTTGTCTCTTTTTTCTTAGCGACCAAACGGAGGGTTAAAGGTTAGGAATTTCGAAAAGGTTTCGTGGGTGGATCTGTTTGTTAATATTAGTTTATTGCGTTTTTTTCCCTCTAAATTTGGTTGTATTTGAATTTAAGCTATATGGCTCGACTTGTAATTGAGCTGGAACGGTTTattgctctgtttggttgctgagaaaatatgggggagataaaagaaaaaaaaaaaaggagtttgaattttagtttttctacTATTTGGGACCTGAGAAAATGGCCAGTAATTTGGAATTCGGCCTTGataatgaaaacaaaagtaGTACTTCCCCATCTTTCTGGCAACTGTTTGTACTTTGGCCATAAGGAGCTCAAAATCTTGACTAAGATGCATAAATTTGTGTTTTTTGAATTTCCTAGTGAAATGCttgaatttatatttcttgaattttccattttcttgatTCTCTGATTATGTAAATGAGACCATGTTCACTTCATCCCCTCCATTCTCCACCATCAACCCGAAAAAAGGAAGGGCAGGCTGATACTTGTTTTTGTTcttggaaagtattttcaatTTCCTCTTCTTTCATGTTGGTTTTTCAAATGCATTTCTTGTTGCCAATTTGCATATCCCTTTCCTTTCCATCTTGTAGCAAAGTTGATGGAGTGGCAGGACCTGCTTGTTCCCAGCTCTCTCCTCTCCTTTCCTTTGTTTATGGTATTCGGTTGTATCACATTGATCATGCTTTGAGTTTATGGTATCTCATCAAATAAGTAGAGATTGAAGTCGGTTTCGATTACCACTTATGTGAAggatcatttttcctttttaatgtttttgtaAAGGATTTTATGAGTAGTATGGAATGCAAAACTGGTGCTTGCAGTTTCGGTTCAAGGAGTAGGATTTTTTAAGCTATCACTTTTCAGTTAAATGATATTTGTAACAGAAGGATATGTGAATTGTAACAGAGCAGTAGTTTTCTTGCATGCTATCGTGAGCCCAAATTGATTAAGTCGCTGAATGAACCTTCAAAAGAATTGAGGATTCGAGGTCGGACATCAACTAAACCGAATATATCAGAAGACTTCTGGACCACGAGCGCTTGTGACATGGACAACAGTGCTATGCAGTCACAGGGAAGCATTTCATCGATTAGCACGTCAAACCAGATTCTAGTTCCTCATGGTGCTGCTGGTGCAAATGTTCCTTCTGAATTTGTAAACCATGGCAAGCTCTCGACCTACTTGGATTTTGGCTGACTATATCTGACAAAGCTTTAACATCTGAGGGGTGGTCACTGGTTTCTTATTGTATTATCTCATGTTTTCTTTGACATTGTATACTCTAAACCTAAAGTTGCGTTAATTAGGAATATGAATATCTTGGTTTTCATGGTTGCAGGTCTTCTTCTCTGGAATCAAACTAGACAGAATTggataaggaataaaaggtCTGACAACCAGGCACAACAGATTCAAGAACCCAAAATAAAGTGAGTTTTCTGAATTAGTCAAACTAAAGAGGGCCTGTGAGTTGGACATGGG from Vitis vinifera cultivar Pinot Noir 40024 chromosome 9, ASM3070453v1 includes these protein-coding regions:
- the LOC100250951 gene encoding uncharacterized protein LOC100250951 isoform X3, giving the protein MGSFLACYREPKLIKSLNEPSKELRIRGRTSTKPNISEDFWTTSACDMDNSAMQSQGSISSISTSNQILVPHGAAGANVPSEFVNHGLLLWNQTRQNWIRNKRSDNQAQQIQEPKIKTYCLSMVKHFWLCSWNATYDSLLGSNKPFRQPVPLSEMVDFLVDDWDREGLYD
- the LOC100250951 gene encoding uncharacterized protein LOC100250951 isoform X4 — protein: MGSFLACYREPKLIKSLNEPSKELRIRGRTSTKPNISEDFWTTSACDMDNSAMQSQGSISSISTSNQILVPHGAAGANVPSEFVNHGLLLWNQTRQNWIRNKRSDNQAQQIQEPKINWNATYDSLLGSNKPFRQPVPLSEMVDFLVDDWDREGLYD
- the LOC100250951 gene encoding uncharacterized protein LOC100250951 isoform X1, which codes for MEWQDLLVPSSLLSFPLFMSSSFLACYREPKLIKSLNEPSKELRIRGRTSTKPNISEDFWTTSACDMDNSAMQSQGSISSISTSNQILVPHGAAGANVPSEFVNHGLLLWNQTRQNWIRNKRSDNQAQQIQEPKIKTYCLSMVKHFWLCSWNATYDSLLGSNKPFRQPVPLSEMVDFLVDDWDREGLYD
- the LOC100250951 gene encoding uncharacterized protein LOC100250951 isoform X2, which translates into the protein MEWQDLLVPSSLLSFPLFMSSSFLACYREPKLIKSLNEPSKELRIRGRTSTKPNISEDFWTTSACDMDNSAMQSQGSISSISTSNQILVPHGAAGANVPSEFVNHGLLLWNQTRQNWIRNKRSDNQAQQIQEPKINWNATYDSLLGSNKPFRQPVPLSEMVDFLVDDWDREGLYD